Proteins encoded in a region of the Synechococcus sp. MU1643 genome:
- a CDS encoding glutathione S-transferase family protein — protein sequence MLELHQFRHSAFCLKVRMVLQAKGLSFRTVEVTPGVGQVAVFRLSGQRQVPVLVDGDQVIADSSAIALHLDQREPDPALIPTDPRQAAQVHLLEDWADTTLAMAGRSSLVQAAALDPELRVALLPDDLPDPVRSVMGVIPGGWVSNITELVNQKERTELLASLEQLATSVQSSPWLVGDSMTLADIAVAAQLSLLRFPSSAGSALAGRGVPGLSDHPKLQPLFQWRDQIELKLMERTLEEV from the coding sequence ATGTTGGAGCTGCATCAATTCCGCCATTCCGCGTTTTGTCTCAAGGTGCGGATGGTGTTGCAGGCCAAGGGGCTGAGTTTCCGCACCGTGGAGGTGACCCCCGGCGTCGGCCAGGTGGCCGTGTTCCGGCTGTCCGGCCAACGGCAGGTTCCCGTGTTGGTTGATGGCGATCAGGTGATTGCCGACTCCAGCGCCATTGCGCTGCATCTGGATCAGCGAGAGCCGGACCCTGCACTGATTCCCACCGACCCACGCCAGGCCGCCCAGGTGCATCTGCTGGAGGACTGGGCCGACACCACGCTGGCGATGGCCGGCCGCTCATCCTTGGTGCAGGCCGCGGCACTCGACCCCGAGCTGCGGGTTGCTCTGCTGCCTGACGATCTGCCCGACCCCGTTCGTTCGGTGATGGGTGTGATCCCCGGCGGTTGGGTCAGCAACATCACCGAACTGGTCAACCAGAAGGAGCGCACCGAGCTGCTGGCCAGCCTGGAGCAGCTCGCCACATCCGTGCAGTCCAGCCCCTGGTTGGTGGGCGACAGCATGACCTTGGCCGATATCGCCGTCGCCGCTCAGTTGTCGCTGCTTCGCTTCCCCTCCTCTGCAGGCTCAGCCCTGGCAGGCAGGGGGGTGCCTGGGCTGAGCGATCACCCCAAGCTGCAGCCGCTGTTCCAGTGGCGGGACCAGATCGAACTCAAATTGATGGAGCGGACCCTGGAAGAGGTGTGA
- a CDS encoding DUF751 family protein — protein MREFFLNVSRYPRYLVAFTLGVMNSVAEPLAARRSNPVTAVALIGALISGGISLTLVLRAMVNSAPMA, from the coding sequence ATGCGGGAGTTTTTCCTCAACGTCTCCCGTTACCCCCGTTATCTGGTGGCCTTCACCCTCGGGGTGATGAACTCCGTCGCCGAACCCCTGGCCGCACGCCGGAGCAATCCCGTCACGGCCGTGGCCTTGATCGGCGCCTTGATCAGCGGTGGAATCAGCCTCACCTTGGTGCTGCGTGCCATGGTGAATTCAGCACCGATGGCGTGA
- the rbfA gene encoding 30S ribosome-binding factor RbfA: MAQGRRVERVAALIRKEVSELMINGIRDERVHQGMVSITEVEVSGDLQHCKIFVSVFGEAQERDQVLEGLQAASGFLRGELGRRLQMRRAPEVVFQLDRGLERGTSVLGLLNRLEDERQERGEIPPGSDEELGRDEQPPG; the protein is encoded by the coding sequence ATGGCACAGGGGCGTCGAGTAGAGCGGGTGGCCGCCCTGATCCGCAAAGAAGTCAGCGAACTGATGATCAACGGCATCCGGGATGAACGGGTGCACCAGGGCATGGTGAGCATCACCGAAGTGGAGGTGTCCGGCGATCTGCAGCACTGCAAGATCTTCGTGAGCGTTTTCGGAGAGGCCCAGGAGCGCGACCAGGTGCTCGAGGGGCTTCAGGCAGCCAGCGGCTTCCTGCGGGGAGAACTGGGGCGACGGCTGCAGATGCGCCGCGCCCCCGAGGTGGTGTTCCAGCTGGATCGGGGCCTGGAACGCGGCACCTCCGTGTTGGGGCTGCTGAATCGCCTCGAAGACGAACGGCAGGAGCGGGGCGAGATTCCACCCGGAAGTGATGAAGAGCTAGGCCGCGATGAACAGCCTCCCGGCTGA
- a CDS encoding glycoside hydrolase family 3 N-terminal domain-containing protein: MNSLPADNLRRRVAELLVLRASGHQSDQQRRYPQWELPNSELQRLLQEGVGGVILLGGSAVELQQRTQQLQGWSDQRLLFCADVEEGVGQRFEGASWLVPPLALGRLHQRDPELALNLSERYGRCTGEQARRCGLNWVLGPVCDVNNNPANPVINVRAWGEDPNSASALTVAFLGGLKQAGVLGCAKHFPGHGDTNSDSHLDLPVLPHSRERLDQIELPPFRAAIAAGVDSVMTAHLVLPELDPQQPATLSKTVLTDLLRRQMGFNGLVVTDALVMEAISARHGAAEAAVLAFEAGADLILMPADADAAIDGLCDGFSSGRLPLERLEESLQRRAHALASIPTSTPSGPIVTAAEQALEAELVGHSITVSGTAVHPEAGINLVRVDAMVPSAAALSGWSPALRIPEAEGFRSVVLHGEGLSPWSGQPEGPLALDLLGDGAVLLQLFLRGNPFRAGRDAQEPWAATIQQLIALNRLAGVVIYGSPYLWDSLQPLLPSGCPAAYSAGQMQEAQRQVLTALFPTTTPTGKSGAFTD; this comes from the coding sequence ATGAACAGCCTCCCGGCTGACAACCTGCGTCGCCGGGTGGCGGAACTGCTGGTGCTGCGGGCCAGTGGCCATCAAAGCGACCAGCAGCGCCGCTACCCGCAGTGGGAACTGCCGAACAGCGAACTGCAGCGTCTGCTGCAGGAGGGTGTTGGCGGCGTGATCCTGCTGGGGGGCAGCGCCGTGGAACTGCAGCAGCGCACCCAGCAACTGCAGGGCTGGAGTGACCAGCGATTGCTGTTCTGCGCCGACGTTGAAGAGGGCGTGGGCCAGCGCTTCGAAGGAGCCAGCTGGCTGGTGCCGCCCCTGGCCCTTGGGCGTCTCCACCAGCGGGACCCCGAGTTAGCCTTGAATTTGAGTGAGCGCTATGGCCGCTGCACCGGCGAACAGGCCCGTCGCTGTGGCCTGAACTGGGTACTGGGCCCAGTTTGCGACGTCAACAACAACCCCGCCAACCCAGTGATCAATGTGCGGGCTTGGGGGGAGGATCCCAACAGTGCCAGCGCCCTGACAGTGGCCTTCCTGGGGGGACTGAAGCAAGCGGGTGTTCTCGGATGCGCCAAGCACTTTCCAGGCCACGGCGACACCAACAGCGACTCCCATCTGGACCTACCGGTGCTGCCCCACAGCCGCGAGCGGCTGGATCAGATCGAACTGCCGCCTTTTCGTGCCGCCATTGCCGCCGGTGTGGACAGCGTGATGACGGCCCATCTGGTGCTGCCGGAACTGGATCCGCAGCAACCGGCCACCCTCTCCAAAACCGTGCTCACCGATCTGCTGCGGCGCCAGATGGGCTTCAACGGTCTGGTGGTGACCGATGCCCTGGTGATGGAAGCGATCAGCGCGCGGCACGGCGCCGCCGAAGCAGCTGTGCTGGCCTTTGAAGCCGGGGCCGACCTGATCCTGATGCCGGCGGATGCTGATGCCGCCATCGATGGTCTCTGCGACGGCTTCAGCAGCGGACGGCTGCCCCTCGAGCGGTTGGAAGAGAGCCTTCAACGCCGGGCTCATGCGCTGGCATCGATCCCAACCAGCACACCTTCAGGTCCGATCGTTACCGCAGCCGAGCAAGCTCTTGAAGCTGAGCTGGTGGGTCACAGCATCACGGTCAGCGGTACAGCGGTTCACCCGGAAGCAGGAATCAACCTGGTGCGCGTGGATGCAATGGTGCCCAGCGCAGCCGCCCTCAGCGGCTGGTCACCGGCCCTGCGCATCCCTGAAGCCGAGGGATTTCGCTCGGTGGTGCTGCATGGCGAGGGCCTGTCGCCCTGGAGCGGCCAGCCGGAGGGCCCCCTGGCGCTGGACCTCCTCGGTGATGGAGCGGTGCTGCTGCAGCTGTTTCTGCGGGGCAACCCCTTCCGCGCCGGGCGAGATGCCCAAGAACCCTGGGCCGCAACGATCCAACAACTAATCGCCCTCAACCGCCTGGCGGGAGTGGTGATCTACGGCAGCCCTTACCTCTGGGACAGCCTGCAGCCGCTTCTGCCCAGCGGCTGCCCTGCCGCCTATTCCGCCGGCCAGATGCAGGAAGCCCAACGCCAGGTACTCACCGCGCTGTTCCCCACCACTACGCCGACTGGCAAAAGCGGTGCATTCACCGACTGA
- a CDS encoding glycosyltransferase family 2 protein translates to MLSLSMIVRDEEARLGECLRSVQGFAEEMVVVDTGSTDATVAIAEAAGARVEQITWPGDFAPARNEALEFLNGDWVLVLDADEQLRAEAIPALKALMAQPDVLVINLLRYEVGAAMAPYSSVSRLFRRHPSIRWSRPYHSMIDDSVRTLLETEPQWRIADCSEPAILHDGYRPELLAGSDKADRLRKAMEDDLKNRPGDPYASAKLGGLLISEGKTEDAIPLLRSGLKQCATASAERYELLLHLGLALSPSDPTQAVSCYRQALEIPLDTRVSLGARLNLAARLMEQGDLAEAISLTQTAAQRAPEVALAWYNLGLMQRRRGDLAAALEAYGRALSLDPNNAECHQNNAVAQLLGGNIDAARSSFIRAINLLQAQGSADAAEQLREKVRGIVKLDGEAVA, encoded by the coding sequence ATGCTCAGCCTCTCGATGATCGTGCGCGACGAAGAGGCGCGTCTCGGAGAGTGTCTGCGCTCCGTGCAGGGCTTCGCCGAGGAGATGGTGGTGGTGGACACCGGCTCCACCGATGCCACGGTGGCCATTGCCGAGGCTGCTGGAGCAAGGGTTGAACAGATCACCTGGCCGGGTGACTTCGCTCCAGCCCGCAACGAGGCCCTGGAATTTCTCAACGGTGACTGGGTGCTGGTGCTGGACGCGGACGAGCAGCTGCGTGCTGAGGCCATCCCCGCACTCAAAGCCCTGATGGCCCAGCCCGATGTGCTGGTGATCAACCTGCTGCGCTACGAAGTCGGGGCCGCCATGGCGCCCTATTCCAGCGTCAGTCGTCTGTTCCGCCGCCACCCTTCGATCCGGTGGAGCCGGCCGTACCACTCGATGATCGACGACAGCGTTCGCACCCTGCTGGAGACGGAACCCCAATGGCGCATTGCCGATTGCAGTGAGCCGGCAATCCTTCATGACGGCTACCGACCTGAGCTGCTGGCCGGCAGCGACAAGGCGGATCGGCTGCGGAAGGCCATGGAAGACGACCTGAAGAACCGTCCCGGTGATCCCTACGCCAGCGCCAAGCTCGGGGGACTGTTGATCAGCGAAGGCAAGACCGAAGACGCCATTCCCTTGCTGCGAAGCGGTCTGAAGCAGTGCGCAACGGCCAGTGCCGAACGCTATGAGCTGCTGCTGCACCTGGGCCTGGCCCTGAGCCCCAGTGATCCCACCCAAGCGGTGAGCTGCTACCGGCAAGCCCTGGAGATCCCCCTGGACACGCGAGTGAGTCTTGGAGCGCGTCTCAACCTGGCAGCCCGACTGATGGAACAGGGAGACCTTGCGGAAGCCATCAGCCTTACCCAAACCGCCGCCCAGCGGGCTCCTGAAGTGGCCCTCGCCTGGTACAACCTGGGGTTGATGCAGCGGAGGCGCGGCGACCTCGCTGCGGCCCTGGAGGCCTATGGGCGCGCTCTCAGCCTGGATCCCAACAACGCCGAGTGCCATCAGAACAATGCTGTGGCGCAATTGCTGGGCGGCAACATCGACGCCGCTCGCAGCAGCTTCATCCGCGCCATCAACCTGCTTCAGGCTCAAGGAAGCGCCGACGCAGCTGAGCAACTGCGCGAGAAGGTGCGGGGGATCGTGAAGCTGGACGGGGAGGCTGTGGCTTGA